The genomic region AATTCGGCGCCCGCGCCAAGGATGGCCAGCTCAAGGTTGGCGATGAAGTCGAAGTTTACGTTGAGCGCATCGAAAACGCGCTCGGCGAAGCCGTTCTGTCGCGCGAGAAGGCTCGCCGCGAAGAAAGCTGGGTCAAGCTCGAAGCCAAGTTCGAAGCCGGCGAGCGCGTCGAAGGCGTGATCTTCAACCAGGTCAAGGGCGGCTTCACGGTCGACCTCGACGGTGCGATCGCCTTCCTGCCGCGTTCTCAGGTCGACATCCGCCCGATCCGCGACGTCACGCCGCTGATGCACAACCCGCAGCCCTTCGAAATCCTCAAGATGGACAAGCGCCGCGGCAACATCGTGGTTTCGCGCCGTACGGTCCTGGAAGAATCCCGCGCCGAGCAGCGTTCTGAAATCGTTCAGAACCTCGAAGAAGGCCAGGTTGTCGACGGCGTCGTCAAGAACATCACCGATTACGGTGCGTTCGTCGACCTCGGCGGCATCGACGGCCTGCTGCACGTCACCGACATGGCATGGCGCCGTGTGAACCATCCGTCGGAAATCCTGAACATCGGCCAGCAGGTCAAGGTTCAGATCATCCGCATCAACCAGGAAACCCACCGCATCTCGCTCGGCATGAAGCAGCTCGAGAGCGATCCGTGGGATGGCATCCAGGCCAAGTATCCGGAAGGCAAGAAGATCTCCGGTACCGTCACCAACATCACCGACTACGGTGCGTTCGTCGAGCTGGAGCCGGGCATCGAAGGCCTGATCCATATCTCGGAAATGTCCTGGACCAAGAAGAACGTTCACCCCGGCAAGATCCTGTCCACCAGCCAGGAAGTCGAAGTCGTCGTTCTCGAAGTCGATCCGTCCAAGCGCCGTATCTCGCTCGGCCTCAAGCAGACGCTGGAAAACCCGTGGGCAGCATTCGCCCGCAGCCATCCGGCCGGCACTGAAGTCGAAGGCGAAGTCAAGAACAAGACCGAATTCGGCCTGTTCATCGGCCTCGACGGCGATGTCGACGGCATGGTGCACCTCTCCGACCTCGACTGGAACCGTCCGGGCGAACAGGTCATCGAGGAGTTCAACAAGGGTGACGTCGTCA from Rhizobium sp. BT03 harbors:
- the rpsA gene encoding 30S ribosomal protein S1; this encodes MSVATPSREDFAALLEESFAKNDLAEGYVTKGIVTGIEKDVAVVDVGLKVEGRIALKEFGARAKDGQLKVGDEVEVYVERIENALGEAVLSREKARREESWVKLEAKFEAGERVEGVIFNQVKGGFTVDLDGAIAFLPRSQVDIRPIRDVTPLMHNPQPFEILKMDKRRGNIVVSRRTVLEESRAEQRSEIVQNLEEGQVVDGVVKNITDYGAFVDLGGIDGLLHVTDMAWRRVNHPSEILNIGQQVKVQIIRINQETHRISLGMKQLESDPWDGIQAKYPEGKKISGTVTNITDYGAFVELEPGIEGLIHISEMSWTKKNVHPGKILSTSQEVEVVVLEVDPSKRRISLGLKQTLENPWAAFARSHPAGTEVEGEVKNKTEFGLFIGLDGDVDGMVHLSDLDWNRPGEQVIEEFNKGDVVKAVVLDVDVEKERISLGIKQLGKDAVGDAAASGDLRKNAVVSCEVIAVNDGGVEVKLVNHEDITSFIRRADLARDRDEQRPERFSVGQVFDARVTNFSKKDRKIMLSIKALEIAEEKEAVAQFGSSDSGASLGDILGAALKNRGGE